A stretch of DNA from Roseovarius sp. M141:
AAGGCCATCGATACGTCCAGCTCCTTGTGGATGACGTCGAGCGCGCGGGTCACGCCAGCCTCGCCCATGGCGCCCAGCCCGTAGATATAGGCGCGCCCGATATAGGTGCCGGTCGCCCCCATCGCCAGCGCCTTCAGCACGTCCTGACCCGAGCGGATGCCGCTGTCCAGATGCACCTCGATCTTGCCGCCGACCGCGTCCATGATGGCCGGTAGTGCGCGGATCGAGCTGAGCGCGCCGTCCAGCTGCCGCCCGCCGTGGTTGGAGACCACGATGGCATCGGCGCCGACATTCAGCGCCTCCAGTGCGTCGCGCGGATCGATGATGCCCTTGATGATCAGCGGGCCGTCCCACATGCGGCGAAACTGCCGGATGCGGTCCCAGTCCAGCGAGGCATCGAACGCCTCGTTCGTCCATGAGGTCAGATCGCTGGGGCTGCTCACGCCATGCGCGTGGCCGACGATATTGCCAAAAAACCGCCGTTTCGTGCCCAGCATTCCAAGGCCCCATTGCACCTTGGTCGCCATGTTGGCGATGCTGCGCACGGTCAGCTTGGGCGGGGCCGACAGGCCGTTCTTGATGTCCTTGTGCCGCTGGCCCAGCATTTGCAGATCGACCGTGATGACCGCAGCCGAGCATTTCGCCGCCTTCGCACGGTCGAACAGGCGTTGCATGAAATCATCGTCCTTCAGCGTATAGACCTGTAGCCAAAATGGCTTTTCCGTATGCTCGGCCACATCCTCGATCGAGCAGATGGACATGGTTGACAGCGTATATGGCACGCCGAATTTTTCGGCGGCGCGGGCGGCCTTGATCTCGCCATCGGCGCATTGCATGCCAGTCAGGCCGACGGGCGCCAATGCCACGGGCATCGCCACGTCCTGCCCGATCATCTGGCTGGCGGTCGAGCGGTCGGCCATGTTGACGGCGACGCGCTGGCGCAGCAGGATGTCGTTGAAATCGCTGCTGTTGGCGCGAAAGGTCTGTTCGGTCCAGCTGCCCGATTCGGCGTAGTCGTAGAACATGCGCGGCACGCGGCGCCGATAGATGCGGTGCAGATCCTGAATGTTTGTGATGACGGGCATGAGGGCCTCCGCTGTGCAGCTACACGGCGGTTTTAGCCGTTGGGGTGCCCGGCCTGCAATGGGCCGTGCCGAAACACTGCGCGCTACTCGGCCGGCTGGATCAGGCCCGCGATCATCGCCTTGGCGCTGTCGCTGCTCCAATGGGCATCGCCCTGCATCCGGGCCACCTCGCGCCCCTCGGGGTCGATGATGACGGTGATCGGCAGGCCCAGAACGCCCATGTCGCGCGCGACTTTTTGCCCCGGATCGCGGTGGGTGGGCAGGTTGGTTACGCCGATCTCGTCAAAGAAACCCTCGATGGCGGGCACCGGGTTGCGGCCTGTGGCAAGTGTCAGCACCTCGAAGTCATCCCCGCCGAATTCGGTCTGCAATTCGGACAGCATCGGCATTTCCTTGCGGCAGGGCGCGCACCATGTCGCCCAGAAATTCAGCAGCACATATTTGCCCTCGAAATCGGCCAGCGTGGCCGTGCCGCCATCCTGGGTGGTGAAGGTCGAGGTCGACACCGCCTTGGGGGCGCTGTGAAAGGTCAGCTTCTTCATGTCGCCGTCCAGTTCGGCGGCCAGCGCGGAGTAGTCGCGTGCAGGCGCGTCGGCGCGTGCGACCTCCGAGCCGCCAAAGGCGATGGCCAAACCCACCGCGATTGCACCGAGGCCGAGGGCGGGATAAAGCAGAGCGGAACGTGACAGGCGCATTTTTCCTCCAGAGGGGCAAGGCATGGCAGACAAGACTTCGAACCAGATGTGGGGCGGCCGTTTCGCCGCCGGGCCCGATGCGATCATGGAGGCGATAAACGCCTCGATCGGGTTCGACAAGCGGATGGCGGCCCAGGACATCGCCGGATCGAAGGCCCATGCCGCCATGCTGGCAGCCACGGGCATCGTTACAGATAGTGATGCAGATGCGATGAAGGAAGGGCTGGACGGCGTTCTGGCAGAAATCGAGGGCGGCACATTCGCATTTTCCGCAGCGCTCGAAGACATCCACATGAATGTGGAGGCGCGCCTGAAAGAGGTTATCGGCGAACCTGCCGGACGTTTGCACACGGGCCGGTCGCGCAACGATCAGGTCGCGACCGATTTCAAGCTGTGGGTGCGCGATCAGCTGGACGCGACCGAGGGCGCGCTGCTGGCGCTGATGCGCGCTTTGGTCGCACAGGCCGGGGCGGGCGCCGATTGGGTCATGCCGGGATTTACCCATCTGCAAGTGGCGCAGCCGGTGACGTGGGGGCATCACATGATGGCATATGTCGAAATGTTCGCGCGTGACCTTTCTCGCGTACGTGATGCCCGCGCGCGGATGAACGAATGCCCCTTGGGTGCGGCAGCGCTGGCCGGCACGTCCTTTCCCATCGACCGTGATATGACGGCGCGGGCGCTGGGCTTTGACCGGCCCGCTGCGAATTCGCTGGACGCGGTCAGCGATCGCGATTTCGCGCTGGAGTTTCTGGGCGCGGCCAGCATTTGCGCGATGCACCTGTCGCGCATGGCAGAAGAGCTGGTGATCTGGTCCTCGGCGCAGTTTCGGTTTGTCGCGCTCAGCGACAGGTTCTCGACCGGATCATCGATCATGCCGCAGAAGAAGAACCCTGACGCAGCCGAGCTGATCCGCGCCAAGATCGGGCGGATCTTCGGCGCCAATGTCGCGCTGACGCTGGTGATGAAGGGCCTGCCGCTGGCCTATTCCAAGGATATGCAGGAAGACAAGGAGCAGGTGTTCGACGCCGCTGACAACCTGATGCTGGCGCTGGCCGCGATGGAGGGCATGGTGCGCGACATGAGCGCCAATCGTGACGTTCTGGAGGCTGCGGCCGCCACCGGGTTTTCCACCGCGACCGACCTTGCCGATTGGCTGGTGCGCGTGCTGGGCATGCCCTTTCGCGAGGCGCATCATGTGACCGGCTCGCTGGTGGCATTGGCCGAGAAGAAGGGCTGCGATCTGCCCGATCTGACGCTGGGGGACATGCAGGGCGTCCACGGCG
This window harbors:
- a CDS encoding alpha-hydroxy acid oxidase, with product MPVITNIQDLHRIYRRRVPRMFYDYAESGSWTEQTFRANSSDFNDILLRQRVAVNMADRSTASQMIGQDVAMPVALAPVGLTGMQCADGEIKAARAAEKFGVPYTLSTMSICSIEDVAEHTEKPFWLQVYTLKDDDFMQRLFDRAKAAKCSAAVITVDLQMLGQRHKDIKNGLSAPPKLTVRSIANMATKVQWGLGMLGTKRRFFGNIVGHAHGVSSPSDLTSWTNEAFDASLDWDRIRQFRRMWDGPLIIKGIIDPRDALEALNVGADAIVVSNHGGRQLDGALSSIRALPAIMDAVGGKIEVHLDSGIRSGQDVLKALAMGATGTYIGRAYIYGLGAMGEAGVTRALDVIHKELDVSMAFCGHRDIRGVDRDILMIPKDFSDRWQ
- a CDS encoding TlpA disulfide reductase family protein, whose product is MRLSRSALLYPALGLGAIAVGLAIAFGGSEVARADAPARDYSALAAELDGDMKKLTFHSAPKAVSTSTFTTQDGGTATLADFEGKYVLLNFWATWCAPCRKEMPMLSELQTEFGGDDFEVLTLATGRNPVPAIEGFFDEIGVTNLPTHRDPGQKVARDMGVLGLPITVIIDPEGREVARMQGDAHWSSDSAKAMIAGLIQPAE
- the argH gene encoding argininosuccinate lyase, translated to MADKTSNQMWGGRFAAGPDAIMEAINASIGFDKRMAAQDIAGSKAHAAMLAATGIVTDSDADAMKEGLDGVLAEIEGGTFAFSAALEDIHMNVEARLKEVIGEPAGRLHTGRSRNDQVATDFKLWVRDQLDATEGALLALMRALVAQAGAGADWVMPGFTHLQVAQPVTWGHHMMAYVEMFARDLSRVRDARARMNECPLGAAALAGTSFPIDRDMTARALGFDRPAANSLDAVSDRDFALEFLGAASICAMHLSRMAEELVIWSSAQFRFVALSDRFSTGSSIMPQKKNPDAAELIRAKIGRIFGANVALTLVMKGLPLAYSKDMQEDKEQVFDAADNLMLALAAMEGMVRDMSANRDVLEAAAATGFSTATDLADWLVRVLGMPFREAHHVTGSLVALAEKKGCDLPDLTLGDMQGVHGAITEDVFGVLGVHNSVASRVSYGGTAPQQVRAQVTRWQEVLA